A portion of the Oxynema aestuarii AP17 genome contains these proteins:
- the def gene encoding peptide deformylase, whose protein sequence is MTVAQLLDIAQLGNPVLRSPAQPVTNVHDPSIQSLIDNLTTTVAPVNGVGLAAPQVSKSYRLFLLASRPTVRYPYAPHMEPTAIINPHILSRSHEMVKDWEGCLSIPGIRGLVPRSEAIEVEYTDRWGKLRRAEFSGFVARVFQHEYDHLDGIVFLDRVESSRDIVTETEYYKHMAFSSIAP, encoded by the coding sequence ATGACTGTAGCGCAATTACTCGATATCGCTCAGTTAGGCAATCCAGTTCTGCGATCGCCCGCTCAACCTGTCACCAACGTTCACGACCCCTCGATCCAATCCCTGATCGACAACTTGACGACCACCGTCGCCCCAGTCAATGGGGTGGGGTTGGCCGCTCCCCAAGTCTCGAAATCTTATCGCTTGTTCCTGCTGGCGTCTCGTCCGACGGTGCGTTATCCTTACGCTCCTCACATGGAGCCGACGGCAATTATTAACCCCCATATTCTCTCTCGTTCCCATGAAATGGTTAAAGATTGGGAAGGCTGTTTGAGTATTCCCGGGATTCGTGGCTTGGTGCCGAGGTCCGAGGCGATCGAGGTCGAATATACCGATCGCTGGGGCAAACTGCGACGGGCGGAGTTTTCCGGCTTTGTCGCCCGGGTGTTTCAGCACGAATACGACCATCTCGACGGCATCGTTTTCCTCGATCGCGTCGAAAGCAGTCGCGACATCGTGACGGAAACCGAATATTACAAGCAC